The Clostridia bacterium genome includes a window with the following:
- a CDS encoding ferrous iron transport protein A yields the protein MGGHAALLRHLGDLGLKPGARVRVLEREPFDGSMRVECDGRDFLVSGRVADAVAVHA from the coding sequence GTGGGGGGCCACGCCGCACTGTTGCGCCACCTGGGCGATCTGGGCCTCAAGCCGGGCGCGCGCGTGCGCGTCCTGGAACGGGAGCCGTTTGACGGCAGCATGCGCGTCGAGTGTGACGGCCGCGACTTTCTTGTCAGCGGTCGCGTGGCGGACGCGGTCGCGGTTCACGCATGA
- a CDS encoding Nramp family divalent metal transporter: protein MAPPFEGWGGSEAGAEAFGHAARRPQLAATFAGWIRRALPFFGPAFLVSVGYMDPGNWATDIAAGSNFGYRLLWVVLASNLMAILLQGISATLGLRSGASLAANAKRHLPVWAAWGFFATAELAAMATDLAEFLGAALGFHLLLGIPLVAAVLVTAAVVLGILFISGRAARRLEAVILALVGVVGLAYVLEVWLARPDWHSIAVGTLVPRLGSQSALLIAIGILGATVMPHNVFLHSSVVLSRRREGDDEHNRRALRFAYADTAVALNVAWLVNASMIVMAAAVFAGHGLTVESIEGAHRTLAPLLGPMAAAAFAVALLAAGLSSSVTGTLAGQTILEGFVGRKISVFWMRLVTMVPALLVVALGVDAFRVLVLSQVFLSLQLPFTVAALLYLAANPRVMGGEPVRGPVLWTAVGVGLLIVAANVLLLYGTFTGAA, encoded by the coding sequence ATGGCGCCGCCGTTCGAGGGATGGGGAGGGTCGGAGGCGGGAGCGGAAGCGTTCGGTCACGCGGCAAGGCGTCCGCAGCTGGCCGCCACGTTTGCCGGCTGGATCCGCCGCGCGCTGCCGTTCTTCGGCCCGGCGTTTCTCGTCAGCGTCGGCTACATGGACCCGGGAAACTGGGCGACGGACATCGCCGCCGGTTCGAACTTCGGCTACCGCCTGCTGTGGGTCGTCCTCGCCAGCAATCTCATGGCCATCCTCCTGCAGGGCATCTCCGCGACGCTTGGGTTGCGCAGCGGGGCCTCCCTGGCCGCCAACGCCAAGCGCCACCTGCCGGTGTGGGCGGCATGGGGATTCTTCGCCACGGCGGAACTGGCCGCCATGGCCACCGACCTGGCCGAGTTCCTGGGGGCGGCGCTTGGCTTTCACCTGCTTCTGGGGATCCCGCTGGTCGCGGCCGTGCTGGTCACCGCGGCCGTGGTGCTGGGCATTCTCTTCATCTCCGGCCGCGCCGCGCGGCGTCTGGAAGCCGTCATTCTCGCGCTGGTCGGCGTCGTCGGGCTCGCGTACGTGCTTGAAGTCTGGCTTGCGCGCCCCGACTGGCACTCGATCGCGGTCGGGACGCTGGTGCCGCGGCTGGGATCGCAGTCGGCCCTGCTCATCGCCATCGGCATCCTGGGCGCGACCGTGATGCCTCACAACGTGTTCCTCCACTCGTCCGTGGTGCTGAGCCGGCGGCGTGAGGGGGACGACGAGCACAACCGCCGCGCGCTCCGTTTCGCGTACGCGGACACGGCGGTCGCCCTGAACGTCGCCTGGCTCGTCAACGCCTCGATGATCGTGATGGCGGCCGCGGTGTTCGCGGGGCACGGTCTCACGGTGGAATCGATCGAGGGCGCGCACCGCACGCTCGCCCCGCTGCTCGGCCCCATGGCGGCGGCCGCGTTCGCCGTGGCGCTGCTCGCCGCGGGGCTGTCCTCGTCCGTGACGGGCACGCTGGCCGGCCAGACGATTTTGGAAGGGTTCGTCGGCCGGAAGATCAGCGTGTTCTGGATGCGCCTTGTGACGATGGTGCCGGCGCTCCTCGTGGTGGCGCTCGGCGTGGACGCCTTCCGCGTGCTGGTCCTGAGCCAGGTGTTCCTCAGCCTGCAACTGCCGTTCACCGTGGCGGCGCTCCTGTACCTCGCCGCCAACCCGCGCGTGATGGGCGGAGAGCCCGTGCGCGGGCCGGTCCTCTGGACGGCCGTGGGCGTGGGGCTCCTGATAGTGGCGGCAAACGTGCTACTTTTGTACGGGACCTTCACCGGGGCTGCGTGA
- a CDS encoding endonuclease MutS2: MTTHHLETTERTLAALDFPAIVERLAERAATPMGAELARRVRPLAGRLAVRRAQAETTEARRLLDEGHGLPFDGVRDIRAAVARAEKGGRLDGAELWAVASTARAAARLAKHLRARREQAPTLADRAETLGDHARLAAAIEAAVDADGLVVDGASPELARLRRQHRSLSARLRERLDSLARSPALAPFLQEPIVTLRAGRYVVPVKAEHRASVPGVVHDTSSSGATVFVEPMAVVEINNELRRVEAAIRDEEERILAELSERVRAEALALRATVDALAELDLIAARARLSAAMDAVEPEGLDGEAVDLRGARHPLLTGHVVPIDVRLGGEIRTLVITGPNTGGKTVSLKTVGLLAVMAQCGLHVPALPGSRLPVFPQVFCDAGDEQGVQQNLSTFSSHMSHIVEMVGRARRGALVLLDELGAGTDPAEGAALAMAILQTFQQRGCLTMATTHYSELKAFAYREPGMRNASVEFDAETLRPTYRLTIGLPGKSNAFAIAARLGLPGDILARAREYLSVENREVADLLEELAELRDDLHREREAAERARREADEQAALARQRLESLERERAALAREAREKAREYVRQARAELEAIVAEARRRLHEETAAEAAEKAEAALAELRRRDRALSGEASPAPGGRGDEAGRVPAAEDVIPGRTFYVRSLRLEGEVLAAPDAEDLVAVQVGVMRVTVPRADLAVVEGAARPGGRAGSPSAGSSGRTRVQLAEGRPPGARPELDLHGLTVDEALPLVDKYLDDAYLAGLRTVRLVHGKGTGALRQAVRRFVASHPLVASFRPGTAEEGGAGTTVCQLRDG, from the coding sequence ATGACGACGCACCACCTTGAGACGACCGAGCGCACCCTCGCGGCGCTCGACTTTCCGGCGATCGTGGAGCGGCTCGCCGAGCGCGCCGCCACGCCGATGGGCGCGGAGCTGGCGCGCCGGGTGCGGCCGCTGGCGGGGCGGCTGGCCGTGCGCCGCGCGCAGGCGGAGACCACGGAGGCGCGCCGGCTGCTGGACGAGGGCCACGGGCTTCCCTTCGACGGCGTGCGCGACATCCGCGCGGCGGTGGCGCGCGCGGAGAAGGGCGGGCGGCTGGACGGCGCGGAGCTGTGGGCCGTCGCGTCGACGGCGCGCGCGGCCGCGCGCTTGGCCAAGCACCTGCGCGCACGGCGGGAGCAGGCGCCCACGCTGGCCGACCGCGCCGAGACGCTCGGCGACCACGCCCGGCTCGCCGCGGCCATCGAGGCGGCCGTGGACGCCGACGGCCTCGTCGTCGACGGGGCGAGCCCGGAACTGGCCCGCCTGCGCCGGCAGCACCGGTCCCTCAGCGCCCGCCTGCGCGAGCGCCTGGATTCGCTCGCCCGCTCGCCGGCGCTGGCGCCGTTCCTCCAGGAACCGATCGTCACGCTGCGGGCGGGCCGGTACGTCGTGCCGGTCAAGGCGGAGCACCGCGCCAGCGTGCCGGGCGTGGTCCACGACACGTCCTCGTCCGGCGCCACGGTCTTCGTCGAGCCGATGGCGGTGGTCGAGATCAACAACGAGCTGCGCCGCGTGGAGGCCGCCATCCGCGACGAGGAGGAGCGGATCCTCGCCGAGTTGAGCGAGCGGGTGCGGGCCGAGGCCCTCGCGCTGCGCGCCACCGTCGACGCGCTGGCAGAGCTCGACCTGATCGCCGCCCGCGCCCGCCTGAGCGCGGCGATGGACGCCGTGGAACCCGAGGGGCTGGACGGCGAGGCGGTCGACCTTCGCGGCGCGCGCCATCCGCTGCTCACGGGGCACGTCGTGCCGATCGACGTGCGGCTGGGCGGCGAGATCCGCACGCTCGTCATCACGGGGCCGAACACCGGCGGCAAGACCGTCAGCCTGAAGACGGTCGGGCTTCTCGCGGTGATGGCGCAGTGCGGGCTGCACGTGCCCGCCCTGCCGGGCAGCCGCCTGCCCGTGTTTCCCCAGGTCTTCTGCGATGCCGGCGACGAGCAGGGCGTGCAGCAGAACCTCTCGACCTTCTCCTCCCACATGAGCCACATCGTGGAGATGGTGGGCCGCGCGCGCCGCGGGGCGCTGGTGCTGCTCGACGAGCTCGGCGCCGGGACCGACCCCGCGGAAGGCGCCGCGCTGGCCATGGCGATCCTGCAGACGTTCCAGCAGCGCGGTTGCCTCACCATGGCCACCACGCACTACTCGGAGCTCAAGGCGTTCGCCTACCGGGAGCCCGGCATGCGGAACGCCTCCGTGGAGTTCGACGCGGAGACGCTCCGGCCCACGTATCGCCTGACGATCGGCCTGCCGGGCAAGAGCAACGCGTTCGCCATCGCGGCGCGGCTCGGGCTGCCCGGAGACATCCTGGCCCGGGCGCGGGAGTACCTCTCCGTGGAGAACCGGGAGGTGGCCGACCTGCTGGAAGAACTGGCCGAGTTGCGCGACGATCTGCACAGGGAGCGCGAGGCGGCCGAGCGGGCGCGGCGCGAGGCCGACGAGCAGGCGGCGCTGGCGCGGCAACGGCTGGAATCGCTGGAGCGTGAGCGTGCCGCGCTGGCCCGGGAGGCTCGGGAGAAGGCGCGGGAGTATGTGCGCCAGGCGCGCGCCGAACTGGAGGCGATCGTTGCCGAGGCCCGCCGTCGCCTTCATGAGGAGACGGCCGCTGAAGCCGCGGAGAAGGCCGAGGCGGCGCTCGCAGAACTCCGCCGGCGCGACCGCGCGCTGTCGGGCGAGGCGTCCCCCGCGCCGGGCGGGCGAGGGGACGAGGCGGGCCGCGTACCGGCCGCCGAGGACGTCATCCCGGGCCGGACGTTTTACGTGCGCAGCCTGAGGCTTGAGGGGGAGGTGTTGGCCGCCCCGGACGCCGAAGATCTCGTCGCCGTGCAGGTGGGCGTCATGCGCGTCACCGTGCCCCGCGCCGATCTCGCAGTGGTCGAGGGCGCCGCGCGCCCCGGCGGCCGGGCGGGGTCCCCGTCGGCCGGATCTTCCGGCCGGACCCGCGTCCAGCTGGCGGAGGGCCGGCCGCCCGGCGCCCGCCCGGAACTCGACCTGCACGGGTTGACCGTCGACGAGGCGCTGCCGCTCGTGGACAAGTACCTCGACGACGCGTATCTGGCGGGCCTGCGGACGGTCCGCCTCGTCCACGGAAAGGGCACGGGCGCGCTGCGGCAGGCCGTGCGCCGCTTCGTCGCCTCGCACCCGCTGGTCGCCTCGTTCCGGCCGGGGACGGCGGAGGAGGGCGGCGCGGGCACGACGGTCTGCCAGCTGCGGGACGGCTGA
- a CDS encoding class II fumarate hydratase encodes MSEYRVERDSMGEMQVPANAYYGAQTQRAVLNFPISGLRFPRSFIRAMGLIKRAAAEVNMELGLLDRRLGEAIVKAAQEVADGRWDDQFVLDIFQTGSGTSTNMNANEVIANRAAELLGEPRGAKAVHPNDHVNMGQSSNDSIPTAIHVSALEQVEKRLLPALERLREGLEEKAREFDDIVKIGRTHLQDATPIRLGQEFSGYASQIDHSIRRVRAAAEDLRELAQGGTAVGTGINTHPEFGARMAARLSELTGVRFREAENHFEAQAARDAAVFMSGALKTVAVSLMKIANDIRWLGSGPRCGLGELILPAVQPGSSIMPGKVNPVICESVMMVCAQVFGNDVAITTAGQHGNFELNVMMPVLAYNLLQQIDLLAASADNFDRQCIRGLKADRERAESLVEQSLAMVTVLAPVIGYDRAAEIAKKSYETRRTVRELVMEAGILPEDEVNRLLDPRRQTEPGVAR; translated from the coding sequence ATGTCGGAATACCGCGTGGAACGCGACTCCATGGGCGAGATGCAGGTGCCCGCGAACGCCTACTACGGCGCGCAGACGCAGCGGGCGGTGCTCAACTTCCCCATCAGCGGCCTTCGGTTTCCCCGCAGTTTCATCCGCGCCATGGGACTCATCAAGCGAGCCGCGGCCGAGGTCAACATGGAACTGGGGCTGCTCGACCGGCGCCTGGGCGAAGCCATCGTGAAGGCCGCCCAGGAGGTGGCGGACGGGCGCTGGGACGACCAGTTCGTCCTCGACATCTTCCAGACGGGGTCGGGCACCTCGACGAACATGAACGCGAACGAAGTCATCGCCAACCGCGCGGCGGAACTCCTGGGCGAGCCGCGCGGCGCCAAGGCGGTCCACCCGAACGACCACGTCAACATGGGCCAGTCGAGCAACGACAGCATCCCCACGGCCATCCACGTCTCGGCGCTTGAGCAGGTCGAGAAGCGACTGTTGCCGGCCCTTGAGCGGCTGCGGGAGGGGCTTGAGGAGAAGGCGCGCGAGTTCGACGACATCGTCAAGATCGGCCGCACGCACCTGCAGGACGCCACGCCGATCCGCCTCGGCCAGGAGTTCAGCGGCTACGCGAGCCAAATCGACCACAGCATCCGGCGCGTGCGCGCCGCCGCCGAGGACCTGCGCGAGCTGGCGCAGGGCGGCACGGCCGTCGGCACGGGCATCAACACGCACCCGGAGTTCGGCGCGCGCATGGCGGCGCGGCTGTCCGAACTCACCGGCGTCCGCTTCCGCGAGGCGGAGAACCACTTCGAGGCGCAGGCCGCGCGGGACGCCGCCGTGTTCATGAGCGGCGCGCTCAAGACGGTGGCCGTGTCCCTCATGAAAATCGCGAACGACATCCGCTGGCTGGGCTCGGGGCCCCGCTGCGGCCTCGGCGAGCTGATCCTGCCGGCCGTCCAGCCCGGCTCCAGCATCATGCCGGGCAAGGTGAACCCGGTCATCTGCGAATCCGTGATGATGGTCTGCGCCCAGGTCTTCGGGAACGACGTCGCCATCACCACGGCGGGGCAGCACGGCAACTTCGAGCTCAACGTGATGATGCCGGTGCTCGCCTACAACCTGCTCCAGCAGATCGATCTCCTGGCCGCGTCGGCGGACAACTTCGACCGCCAGTGCATCCGCGGCCTGAAGGCCGATCGGGAGCGCGCGGAGAGCCTCGTGGAGCAGAGCCTGGCGATGGTGACGGTGCTCGCGCCGGTGATCGGCTACGACCGCGCGGCCGAGATCGCGAAGAAGTCCTACGAGACGCGGCGGACGGTGCGCGAGCTGGTGATGGAGGCGGGGATCCTCCCCGAGGACGAGGTGAACCGGCTCCTCGACCCGCGCCGGCAGACGGAACCGGGCGTGGCGCGGTAG
- a CDS encoding type I pantothenate kinase translates to MAISPFIEFSREEWAALRANTPLTLSESDLDRLRGLNERLSMDEVVDIYLPLSRLLNLYVAATQDLHRATHTFLGDPGTKVPFVIGIAGSVAVGKSTTARILQALLSRWPNSPRVDLVTTDGFLYPNRVLEERGLMHRKGFPESYDLRRLLQFMSDLKSGVPEVRAPVYSHLRYDIVPGEYQVVRRPDIVIVEGLNVLQTGPSSNGPRVFVSDFFDFSIYVDADPDLIRGWYVERFLTLRETTFRDPSSYFHRFAELTTEEAVATARRIWEEINQKNLVENILPTRWRARLILEKGPDHAVQRVRLRKI, encoded by the coding sequence GTGGCGATCTCGCCGTTCATCGAGTTCAGCCGCGAGGAGTGGGCGGCCCTGCGGGCCAACACCCCCCTCACCCTGTCGGAGAGCGACCTCGACCGCCTCCGCGGCCTGAACGAGCGGCTGTCGATGGACGAGGTCGTCGACATCTACCTGCCGCTCTCGCGGCTCCTCAACCTGTACGTGGCCGCCACGCAGGACCTGCACCGGGCGACGCACACGTTCCTCGGCGACCCCGGCACGAAGGTGCCCTTCGTGATCGGCATCGCGGGCAGCGTGGCCGTCGGCAAGAGCACGACGGCCCGCATCCTGCAGGCGCTGCTGTCCCGCTGGCCGAACAGCCCGCGGGTCGACCTCGTCACCACCGACGGCTTCCTGTATCCCAACCGCGTTCTGGAAGAGCGCGGCCTGATGCACCGCAAGGGCTTTCCGGAGAGCTACGACCTGCGCCGGCTCCTGCAGTTCATGTCGGACCTGAAGTCGGGCGTGCCGGAGGTGCGCGCGCCCGTGTACTCGCACCTGCGATACGACATCGTGCCGGGCGAGTACCAGGTCGTCCGGCGGCCGGACATCGTCATCGTCGAGGGGTTGAACGTGCTCCAGACGGGCCCGTCCAGCAACGGGCCGCGCGTGTTCGTGTCCGACTTCTTCGACTTCTCGATCTATGTCGACGCGGACCCGGACCTCATCCGGGGCTGGTACGTCGAACGGTTCCTGACGTTGCGGGAGACGACCTTCCGCGACCCGTCCTCGTACTTCCACCGCTTCGCCGAGCTGACCACCGAGGAGGCGGTGGCGACGGCGCGCCGGATCTGGGAGGAGATCAACCAGAAGAACCTCGTGGAGAACATCCTGCCCACGCGCTGGCGCGCGCGGCTCATCCTTGAGAAGGGGCCCGACCACGCGGTACAGCGGGTGCGGCTGCGGAAGATTTAA